A single genomic interval of Gloeomargarita sp. SKYB120 harbors:
- a CDS encoding NAD(P)H-quinone oxidoreductase subunit H has product MSMIETRTEPMVVNFGPHHPSMHGVLRLMVTLDGENVIDCEPVLGYLHRSMEKIAENRTIVQYLPYVTRWDYLATMFTEAITVNAPEKLADIPVPKRASYIRVIMLELSRIASHLLWLGPFLADIGAQTPFFYIFREREMIYDLFEAATGMRMMHNYFRVGGVAADLPYGWVDKCEDFCRYFLPKVDEYERLITDNPIFRKRVQGVGVLSREDAINWGMSGPMLRASGVKWDLRKVDHYECYDDFDWEVQWATDGDCFARYMVRIGEMRESAKIILQALKGLPGGPYENLEAKRMAEGPKSEWNGFDYQFVSKKPSPTFKIPKGEHYVRVEAPKGELGVYIIGDDSPFPWRWKIRPPGFVNLQVLPQLVRGMKVADIMAILGSVDIIMGEVDR; this is encoded by the coding sequence ATGTCCATGATTGAAACCCGTACTGAACCGATGGTGGTCAATTTCGGGCCGCATCACCCTTCCATGCATGGGGTTTTGCGGTTGATGGTCACCTTGGACGGGGAGAATGTGATTGACTGCGAGCCGGTGTTGGGGTACCTGCACCGCTCGATGGAGAAAATTGCCGAAAACCGGACGATTGTGCAGTACTTGCCCTATGTCACCCGCTGGGACTACCTGGCGACGATGTTTACCGAGGCGATTACGGTGAACGCGCCGGAAAAGCTGGCGGATATTCCGGTACCGAAGCGGGCTAGCTATATCCGGGTCATCATGCTGGAACTGAGCCGGATCGCTTCCCACCTGCTGTGGCTAGGGCCGTTTTTGGCTGACATTGGGGCGCAGACGCCATTTTTCTACATCTTCCGCGAGCGGGAGATGATCTACGACCTGTTTGAGGCGGCCACCGGCATGCGCATGATGCACAACTATTTCCGGGTCGGGGGCGTCGCTGCGGATCTCCCCTACGGCTGGGTGGACAAGTGTGAAGACTTCTGCCGGTATTTCCTGCCCAAGGTGGACGAGTACGAGCGATTGATCACGGATAACCCCATCTTTCGCAAGCGGGTGCAGGGCGTGGGGGTGCTCTCGCGGGAAGATGCCATCAACTGGGGGATGTCAGGTCCCATGCTGCGGGCGTCCGGCGTGAAGTGGGACCTGCGGAAGGTGGACCACTACGAGTGCTACGACGATTTTGATTGGGAAGTGCAGTGGGCCACGGATGGGGATTGCTTTGCCCGCTACATGGTGCGCATCGGGGAAATGCGGGAATCGGCCAAGATTATCCTGCAGGCGCTGAAGGGGCTGCCGGGCGGTCCCTACGAAAACCTCGAGGCCAAACGGATGGCGGAGGGGCCAAAATCGGAGTGGAATGGGTTTGACTACCAATTTGTGAGTAAAAAGCCGTCGCCCACGTTCAAGATTCCCAAGGGGGAACACTACGTGCGGGTGGAAGCGCCCAAAGGGGAGCTAGGTGTCTATATCATCGGCGACGACAGCCCATTTCCCTGGCGCTGGAAGATTCGGCCACCAGGATTTGTCAACCTGCAGGTGTTGCCCCAGTTGGTGCGGGGGATGAAAGTAGCGGACATCATGGCCATCCTAGGGAGCGTGGACATCATCATGGGTGAGGTAGACCGCTAA
- a CDS encoding MgtC/SapB family protein, translated as MTLTEFTIRLAVAFLLGSALGLERQWRQRMAGLRTNTLVATGAALFVMLSALIPGDASPTRIAAQVVSGIGFLGGGVILREGLTVRGLNTAATLWCAAAVGSLAGAGLLSQATVGAIAVLIANLVLRPLGHRINQQPLKGTEVELVYRCEVTCRAESEAHVRALLLQAMAAEGKLRLRSLASEDLEDKPDRVSVEAELVTQERNDGFLEQLVSRLSLEPGVTSVRWRITEQEFG; from the coding sequence ATGACGTTGACCGAGTTCACCATACGCTTGGCGGTGGCCTTTTTGCTGGGGTCGGCTCTAGGGTTGGAGCGACAATGGCGGCAACGCATGGCGGGCTTGCGCACCAATACCCTGGTGGCGACAGGAGCGGCCCTGTTTGTGATGCTTTCGGCGTTGATCCCTGGCGATGCCAGTCCTACGCGAATTGCCGCTCAGGTGGTCTCGGGCATCGGGTTCTTGGGCGGGGGCGTGATCCTGCGCGAAGGCTTGACCGTGCGGGGGTTAAACACGGCAGCCACTCTCTGGTGCGCCGCAGCGGTGGGGTCCCTAGCCGGTGCGGGACTGCTGTCCCAGGCAACCGTTGGGGCGATTGCTGTGCTGATTGCCAATCTCGTCCTGCGACCCCTGGGCCATCGCATCAACCAACAGCCGCTCAAGGGTACCGAGGTAGAGTTGGTCTATCGCTGCGAAGTGACTTGCCGCGCCGAGAGTGAAGCCCACGTTCGCGCTCTGTTGCTCCAGGCGATGGCGGCGGAGGGCAAACTGCGGTTGCGGTCTCTGGCGAGCGAAGACCTAGAGGACAAACCCGACCGGGTAAGCGTCGAAGCGGAACTGGTGACCCAGGAGCGCAACGATGGGTTCCTGGAACAGCTCGTGAGTCGTTTAAGTTTGGAGCCGGGTGTCACCTCCGTTCGCTGGCGCATCACCGAGCAGGAATTTGGCTGA
- a CDS encoding iron-sulfur cluster assembly accessory protein, with amino-acid sequence MSETRRGILITPAAMQHLQQLRAQKGEDLCLRVGVRQGGCSGMSYMMDFERPENIRPDDEVFEQDGLTIVCDRRSLLYIYGMALDYSDALIGGGFQFTNPNATQTCGCGKSFSV; translated from the coding sequence ATGTCGGAAACGCGGCGGGGCATTTTAATTACACCGGCGGCCATGCAACACCTGCAACAGCTGCGAGCGCAAAAGGGAGAAGACCTGTGCCTGCGAGTCGGTGTGCGCCAAGGCGGTTGCTCTGGGATGTCCTACATGATGGACTTTGAACGTCCCGAAAACATTCGCCCCGACGACGAGGTGTTTGAGCAGGATGGGTTGACAATTGTGTGTGACCGGCGCAGCCTGCTCTACATCTACGGCATGGCGTTGGACTATAGTGATGCGTTGATTGGTGGCGGGTTTCAGTTCACCAACCCCAACGCCACCCAGACCTGTGGATGCGGCAAATCCTTTAGCGTCTAG
- the trpD gene encoding anthranilate phosphoribosyltransferase encodes MPEVGPPLLQQLLNREPLTAAQAEALMQAWLQEDMPPALAAGILVALQAKGVTATELAAMAQVVQRQAVVPVTQDWPPCLDTCGTGGDGAGTFNISTAVAFVAAAAGVPVAKHGNRSASSRVGSADVLEALGLPLNWPIEQAVAALRDVGITFLFAPGCHPAMKAVAPLRQALKIRTVFNLIGPLVNPLRPQYQVLGVYQPELLPVMAQALHQLGRRRAVVLHSREGLDEAGLGAPTDYYHWTDDAPLQTDVLDPQAYGLTPAPVTALAGGHVQENAEILRQVLQGKGTPAQRDVVVLNSALALWVAQRVENITAGITLARDVLQSGAPWEKLQALVRFGAAR; translated from the coding sequence ATGCCTGAAGTCGGGCCGCCCCTGTTGCAGCAACTGTTGAACCGGGAACCCCTGACGGCAGCACAGGCGGAAGCCCTGATGCAGGCTTGGTTACAGGAAGACATGCCACCGGCCTTGGCGGCGGGGATTCTCGTGGCGTTGCAGGCCAAAGGGGTCACGGCAACGGAACTGGCGGCCATGGCCCAGGTGGTGCAACGGCAGGCGGTTGTCCCTGTCACCCAAGACTGGCCACCTTGCTTAGACACCTGCGGGACGGGGGGCGACGGGGCCGGCACCTTCAACATCTCGACAGCGGTGGCGTTTGTCGCAGCCGCAGCGGGGGTGCCGGTGGCCAAGCATGGGAACCGGTCAGCTTCCAGTCGCGTGGGGTCCGCTGATGTCCTGGAAGCGCTGGGGCTACCCTTGAACTGGCCAATCGAACAGGCAGTGGCGGCGCTGCGGGACGTGGGGATTACGTTTCTGTTTGCGCCTGGTTGCCATCCGGCCATGAAAGCCGTCGCGCCCCTGCGTCAGGCGCTCAAAATTCGCACGGTCTTTAACTTGATTGGCCCGCTAGTGAATCCCTTGCGCCCGCAGTACCAGGTGTTGGGCGTGTATCAACCGGAACTGTTGCCTGTAATGGCGCAAGCGCTGCACCAGTTGGGACGGCGACGGGCAGTGGTGCTCCATAGTCGGGAAGGGCTAGACGAAGCGGGTTTGGGCGCGCCCACCGATTACTACCACTGGACCGACGATGCACCCCTGCAAACCGATGTGCTCGACCCCCAGGCGTATGGATTAACCCCGGCGCCAGTGACCGCTTTAGCGGGGGGCCATGTCCAGGAAAACGCCGAGATTTTGCGGCAGGTTTTGCAAGGCAAGGGCACGCCAGCGCAACGAGATGTGGTGGTGCTCAACAGCGCTTTAGCCTTGTGGGTCGCTCAGCGAGTGGAAAATATAACCGCCGGTATCACGCTCGCCCGCGATGTACTCCAAAGCGGCGCACCGTGGGAGAAACTGCAAGCACTGGTACGCTTTGGGGCTGCACGCTAA
- the glyS gene encoding glycine--tRNA ligase subunit beta: MTDCLWELGTEELPADFVGEALAQWQTLIPASLEAVQLKPQAIHYYGTPRRLAVYLRNVPERQPDQQVEIKGPSVQAAYHNGEPTPALLGFLRARQAHLTDVQVRDTPKGPFVYLVQTRPGRSAPDLLTELIPQWWQQLTGARFMRWGDGPVKFSRPIRWLVALWGDQVLPVTLANGSETLHADRVSRGHRVLHPEPVVIPRAESYLDCLRQAGVEPDVGARQARIRQEIERVLPPGGHAQMPPALLAEVTHLTEWPTGLLGTFDPTFLQLPAAVITTVMTHHQRYFPVVNAQGELLPYFIALSNGHPNCAETIRQGNERVLRARLADARFFYDADLRQPLAAYVPQLASVTFQEQLGSVLRKVQRLEQLLQTVLPATNYPDQTRQDILRAAYLCKADLVTQMVGEFSELQGVMGGHYAAQTGENAAVAQAIAEHYQELPSTLVGQWVALADRLDTVVGILAVGLVPTGSSDPFALRRAARSILLIAAAIYPTYPLDLQDLFHTMTTILASDYPHFNLVELEKQWRLLLGQRLHTLLQEKGLDYDLINALLDPDQPSRMHRTLTNIADFFRRADWLKELRQNGTLQAIYTTVNRASRLASQGDLPTDVLDADAVIDPQLFRQPIEQELYQQICHLLTQARQTLATGHYDQLVQGLQAIAPVLARFFDGPESVLVMDEDPRIRQNRLRLLGLIRNSALVLADFSQIVKT; this comes from the coding sequence ATGACCGATTGCCTGTGGGAATTAGGGACAGAGGAATTGCCGGCGGATTTTGTCGGCGAGGCGCTGGCGCAATGGCAGACGTTGATTCCAGCCAGTTTAGAAGCGGTGCAGCTAAAGCCCCAAGCTATCCATTACTACGGCACGCCCCGCCGCCTGGCGGTGTACTTGCGCAACGTCCCGGAGCGCCAACCAGACCAGCAGGTGGAAATCAAAGGCCCGTCCGTCCAGGCAGCTTACCACAATGGAGAGCCGACCCCAGCGCTTCTGGGGTTCTTGCGCGCACGGCAGGCCCACCTAACCGATGTGCAGGTGCGGGACACCCCCAAAGGCCCTTTTGTCTATCTCGTGCAGACGCGCCCTGGACGTTCGGCGCCCGACCTGCTGACGGAATTGATTCCCCAGTGGTGGCAACAGCTGACGGGGGCGCGGTTTATGCGGTGGGGAGATGGTCCAGTGAAATTCTCCCGTCCAATCCGCTGGCTGGTAGCGCTCTGGGGTGACCAGGTGTTGCCCGTGACCCTTGCAAATGGGTCCGAGACGCTGCATGCCGACCGTGTCAGCCGTGGGCATCGGGTGCTGCATCCGGAACCGGTTGTGATTCCCCGCGCCGAGAGCTACCTGGATTGCCTGCGCCAGGCGGGCGTAGAACCGGATGTGGGTGCTCGTCAAGCCCGGATTCGCCAAGAAATTGAGCGGGTGTTGCCGCCTGGCGGTCACGCCCAGATGCCCCCAGCATTGCTAGCCGAAGTTACCCACCTTACGGAGTGGCCCACGGGTCTGCTAGGCACCTTTGACCCAACCTTTTTGCAACTGCCTGCCGCCGTGATCACCACCGTCATGACCCATCACCAGCGCTACTTTCCGGTGGTGAACGCCCAAGGGGAGTTGTTGCCCTACTTCATCGCCCTCAGCAACGGCCACCCCAACTGCGCCGAGACGATCCGCCAGGGGAATGAGCGGGTGTTGCGGGCGCGGCTAGCGGATGCGCGTTTCTTTTACGACGCTGATTTGCGCCAACCGTTGGCTGCTTATGTCCCGCAGCTAGCCAGCGTCACCTTCCAGGAGCAATTGGGGTCGGTCTTGCGCAAGGTCCAGCGCCTCGAACAGCTGCTGCAAACCGTGTTACCGGCGACCAATTACCCCGACCAGACCCGCCAGGACATCCTGCGCGCCGCATACTTGTGCAAAGCTGACCTGGTTACCCAGATGGTGGGGGAGTTTAGCGAGTTACAGGGAGTGATGGGGGGTCACTACGCGGCGCAGACGGGCGAGAATGCTGCGGTGGCCCAAGCCATCGCCGAACATTACCAGGAGTTGCCCAGCACCCTCGTCGGCCAGTGGGTCGCGCTGGCGGACCGTCTGGACACGGTTGTGGGCATCCTGGCGGTGGGGCTGGTGCCGACAGGCTCGTCTGACCCGTTTGCACTCCGGCGAGCGGCCCGCAGTATCCTGCTCATCGCCGCAGCTATTTACCCAACCTATCCCCTGGATTTGCAGGACCTGTTCCACACCATGACGACCATCCTGGCAAGCGACTACCCCCACTTCAACCTGGTGGAGCTGGAGAAACAGTGGCGGTTGCTGCTGGGGCAACGCTTGCACACCCTGTTGCAGGAAAAGGGGTTGGATTACGACTTGATCAACGCCCTGCTTGACCCCGACCAACCCAGCCGTATGCACCGGACGTTGACCAATATCGCCGACTTTTTCCGGCGGGCTGACTGGTTGAAAGAACTGCGGCAAAATGGCACGCTGCAGGCGATTTATACGACGGTGAATCGTGCCAGCCGCCTGGCCAGTCAGGGGGATTTGCCCACCGATGTCCTAGACGCCGACGCGGTGATTGACCCGCAGCTATTCCGACAGCCCATTGAACAGGAACTCTACCAGCAGATTTGCCACCTGCTTACTCAAGCTCGGCAGACCTTGGCCACCGGCCACTACGACCAACTGGTGCAGGGATTGCAGGCGATAGCCCCCGTGTTGGCCCGCTTTTTTGACGGCCCCGAGAGTGTGCTGGTGATGGATGAGGACCCCCGCATCCGGCAAAACCGCCTGCGCTTGCTGGGTTTGATTCGCAACAGCGCCCTGGTGCTGGCGGACTTTTCGCAGATTGTGAAGACGTGA
- a CDS encoding phosphoribosylanthranilate isomerase, with the protein MEIKICGLTQISQAVAIAQMGVTAIGVICVPRSPRYVPPEQQRAINQALANYPVWRVGVFANAPVPQVIDAVERAGFDTVQLHGDESPADCQSLRQAMPHLRLIKAIRVRHADSLTQATRYQPWVNRLLLDAYHPEQLGGTGHTWDWKYLRSEVLPAIPWWLAGGITPENCEQALAQTQPYGIDVSSGVEMQPGWKDVERVQLLVQRVRSQTLRSST; encoded by the coding sequence ATGGAAATCAAAATCTGCGGGCTTACACAGATTTCCCAGGCCGTTGCCATTGCCCAGATGGGGGTAACTGCGATTGGCGTTATTTGCGTCCCCAGGTCGCCCCGCTATGTCCCGCCTGAGCAACAACGGGCCATCAATCAAGCGCTGGCTAATTATCCCGTGTGGCGCGTTGGCGTGTTTGCAAATGCGCCAGTTCCTCAGGTCATTGACGCGGTAGAAAGGGCCGGCTTTGATACGGTGCAGCTGCACGGCGATGAATCACCGGCGGATTGTCAATCTCTGCGGCAAGCCATGCCTCACCTGCGATTGATCAAGGCCATCCGCGTGCGCCATGCGGACAGTTTGACGCAAGCGACACGCTATCAACCTTGGGTGAACCGCCTGCTGCTGGATGCCTACCATCCTGAGCAACTTGGAGGCACGGGTCACACCTGGGATTGGAAATACCTGCGCTCGGAGGTTCTCCCGGCCATTCCCTGGTGGCTAGCGGGGGGCATAACGCCAGAAAATTGTGAGCAGGCGCTGGCACAAACCCAACCCTACGGCATTGACGTATCCAGCGGTGTGGAAATGCAACCCGGTTGGAAGGACGTGGAGCGAGTGCAACTGCTGGTGCAGCGGGTGCGTTCCCAGACGCTACGCTCGTCCACCTAG
- a CDS encoding superoxide dismutase, with translation MVHRRQVLVGGLALLGLGVKPAWADVQRIELTAGFTVPPLPYPYDALEPVIDERTMRFHHDKHHTAYVNALNAAIAKHPELIGQSVEQLLQNLDGIPADIRTAVRNHGGGHYNHSLFWESMRAPRPNNQPTSTLATVLQQKFGDFANFQEAFERAGLGVFGSGWVWLVGQPDGQIGIMTTPNQDSPISVGATPLLGNDVWEHAYYLKYQNRRGDYLKAWWQVVNWPVVERRYAAWVQTV, from the coding sequence ATGGTCCATCGGCGGCAAGTGTTGGTTGGGGGCTTGGCGTTACTGGGCTTGGGAGTCAAACCGGCTTGGGCGGATGTGCAGCGCATAGAACTCACGGCGGGGTTTACCGTTCCCCCGTTGCCCTATCCCTACGATGCGCTGGAACCTGTCATTGACGAACGCACCATGCGGTTTCACCACGACAAGCACCATACCGCCTACGTGAACGCCCTAAACGCTGCGATTGCCAAGCACCCGGAACTCATCGGCCAGAGCGTCGAACAACTGCTCCAAAACCTGGACGGGATTCCTGCGGACATTCGGACGGCCGTGCGCAATCACGGGGGCGGTCATTACAACCACAGCTTGTTCTGGGAAAGCATGCGGGCGCCCCGGCCCAACAATCAACCCACCAGTACCCTGGCGACGGTTTTGCAACAAAAATTTGGCGATTTTGCCAACTTTCAAGAGGCGTTTGAGCGAGCAGGATTGGGTGTGTTTGGCAGTGGTTGGGTGTGGCTGGTGGGACAACCTGACGGGCAAATAGGCATCATGACCACGCCCAATCAAGACAGCCCGATTAGCGTGGGTGCGACGCCGCTGCTAGGCAATGATGTCTGGGAACACGCCTACTACCTGAAGTACCAAAACCGGCGGGGCGACTATCTCAAAGCCTGGTGGCAGGTGGTGAACTGGCCGGTGGTAGAACGACGCTATGCCGCCTGGGTGCAAACAGTTTAA
- the nuoH gene encoding NADH-quinone oxidoreductase subunit NuoH codes for MATGIDLQQSFVQFWEGVGLTPGVAKALWMPLPMISVLTFATLWALVATWLERKISAAVQQRIGPEYAGPLGMLIPLADVVKLLVKENVRPGKADPWLFTLGPVVVVMSVLLAYIIVPFGQNLVITDLGVGIFLWIAISSIAPIGLLMAGYGSNNKYSLLGGLRAAAQSISYEVPLALAVLAVAMMSNSLSTVDIVEQQTGYGILGWNVWRQPVGFVIFWIAALAECERLPFDLPEAEEELVAGYQTEYSAVNFMLFYAASYLNLVLSCLLVAVLYLGGWESPISIEALAAWLNLSLENPLVQVIAGMIGITMVLIKAYFMLFLAILLRWTVPRVRIDQLLDLGWKFLLPVGLANLLVTAALKLAFPSVFGG; via the coding sequence ATGGCGACAGGAATTGATTTGCAGCAGTCGTTTGTGCAGTTTTGGGAAGGGGTGGGTCTGACGCCGGGAGTTGCCAAGGCGCTATGGATGCCCCTGCCTATGATTTCAGTGCTGACTTTTGCCACGCTCTGGGCGCTGGTGGCCACGTGGTTGGAGCGGAAAATCTCGGCGGCGGTGCAGCAGCGGATTGGTCCAGAGTACGCCGGGCCGCTGGGGATGTTGATCCCGCTGGCGGACGTAGTGAAGTTGCTGGTCAAAGAAAATGTGCGACCGGGGAAGGCGGACCCTTGGTTGTTCACGTTGGGGCCGGTCGTGGTAGTAATGTCGGTGCTGCTGGCCTACATCATCGTGCCCTTTGGTCAGAACCTGGTAATCACCGATTTGGGGGTTGGTATTTTCCTGTGGATTGCCATTTCCAGCATTGCTCCCATTGGCCTGTTGATGGCGGGGTACGGCTCGAACAACAAGTATTCGCTGCTGGGGGGCTTGCGGGCGGCGGCCCAGTCTATTAGCTATGAGGTGCCCCTGGCGCTGGCAGTGCTGGCGGTGGCGATGATGTCTAACAGCCTGAGTACTGTGGACATCGTCGAGCAGCAGACGGGTTATGGGATCTTGGGCTGGAACGTGTGGCGGCAACCGGTGGGGTTTGTGATTTTCTGGATTGCAGCGCTGGCAGAATGCGAACGATTGCCCTTCGACCTGCCGGAGGCAGAAGAGGAACTGGTAGCTGGTTATCAGACGGAATACTCGGCGGTTAATTTCATGCTGTTTTATGCGGCTTCGTACCTGAATCTGGTGCTGTCGTGCCTGCTGGTGGCGGTGCTATATCTAGGTGGCTGGGAGTCACCTATTTCGATTGAAGCCTTGGCCGCCTGGCTCAACTTGAGCCTGGAAAATCCCTTGGTGCAGGTCATCGCAGGGATGATTGGGATTACGATGGTCCTGATCAAGGCCTACTTCATGCTGTTTTTGGCCATCCTGTTGCGCTGGACGGTGCCGCGGGTGCGGATTGATCAGTTGTTGGATTTGGGGTGGAAGTTTTTGCTGCCAGTGGGATTGGCGAATTTGCTGGTCACGGCGGCGTTGAAATTGGCGTTTCCAAGTGTGTTTGGCGGCTAA
- the hisA gene encoding 1-(5-phosphoribosyl)-5-[(5-phosphoribosylamino)methylideneamino]imidazole-4-carboxamide isomerase: protein MDVIPAIDLWQGQCVRLTQGDFARSEVFSTNPVQMAQAWVRHGATRLHVVDLAGAKTGTPQHLDVIRDIVRAVDIPVQVGGGIRQTETIAQLLALGVDRVIVGTVAVQQPEQVERWCAQFPGRIWVSLDARQGQVAVAGWQETTATDVQTLAQALAQRGVAGFIYTDIERDGTLAGPDIDGLRALLSAVSVPVLASGGVGSMTDLLSLLALEPLGLAGVIIGKALYTGDVDLKQALRAVGPGRWQDVPFDEGPIYA, encoded by the coding sequence ATGGACGTCATCCCAGCGATTGACCTGTGGCAAGGGCAGTGTGTGCGGTTGACCCAGGGGGATTTTGCCCGCTCGGAGGTGTTTAGCACCAACCCCGTGCAAATGGCCCAGGCGTGGGTGCGACACGGGGCGACGCGCTTGCATGTGGTGGACTTGGCGGGCGCGAAGACGGGGACACCCCAGCATCTCGACGTGATTCGTGACATCGTACGGGCGGTGGACATTCCAGTGCAGGTGGGGGGTGGGATTCGCCAGACGGAAACCATTGCCCAACTGCTGGCGCTGGGGGTGGACCGGGTGATTGTGGGGACGGTGGCGGTGCAGCAGCCGGAGCAGGTCGAGCGCTGGTGTGCCCAGTTCCCAGGGCGGATTTGGGTGAGTCTCGACGCGCGCCAGGGCCAGGTGGCAGTCGCCGGGTGGCAGGAGACAACAGCAACGGATGTGCAAACGCTGGCGCAGGCGTTGGCGCAACGGGGGGTGGCCGGCTTCATTTACACCGACATTGAGCGGGATGGCACGCTAGCCGGGCCGGATATAGACGGGTTGCGGGCGCTGTTGAGTGCTGTCAGTGTGCCGGTGTTGGCGTCGGGGGGCGTGGGTTCGATGACGGATTTACTGTCGCTGCTGGCTTTGGAACCGCTGGGGTTGGCTGGGGTCATTATCGGCAAGGCCCTGTACACGGGGGACGTGGACTTGAAACAGGCGTTGCGGGCGGTGGGGCCGGGTCGCTGGCAGGATGTTCCCTTTGACGAGGGACCCATCTATGCCTGA
- the psaC gene encoding photosystem I iron-sulfur center protein PsaC, producing MSHTVKIYDTCIGCTQCVRACPCDVLEMVPWDGCKAGQIASAPRTEDCVGCKRCETACPTDFLSIRVYLGAETTRSMGLAY from the coding sequence ATGTCCCATACCGTCAAAATCTACGACACCTGCATCGGTTGCACCCAGTGTGTGCGGGCGTGCCCCTGTGACGTGTTGGAAATGGTGCCCTGGGATGGGTGCAAAGCTGGACAAATTGCGTCAGCGCCCCGTACCGAAGATTGCGTGGGCTGCAAACGTTGCGAAACCGCCTGCCCCACCGACTTTTTGAGCATTCGCGTTTATCTTGGCGCTGAAACCACCCGCAGCATGGGCTTGGCTTATTAG
- the mgtE gene encoding magnesium transporter — protein MATKHLSSAVSHLAWKEVVIMARYPLDDLLAYPKAFGAAKRTANQLDTVELLRLLRELPPRKQILAFRMLEKDRAIAVFEALTPEEQAELVHRMTDPEIAAFLEALEPDQRVRLFEELPAKVTKRLLQQLSEESRRAVNLLLGYPENSVGRRMNLRYLALRDHFTVEQAIQAIRDSGLPDEELNILFVIDAERFYQGFLRPTQLMKADPQTLVGTLAQGRDIAITVTMPELLAAKRLKELDLPAIPVVDSEGRLVGDLCFDDVLDLIEAEATGAMLTKAGVGNLLERDQGWSERLVQGPIRYAIQLRIVCLVITLIGGMLVGAVVQTFEEVLEAVVAVAVFIPVVMDMGGNVGTQSTTIFARGLAWGHIDIRRYGSYLLRELRIGAAMGAILGVAAGLIAWLWQGIPNGVPQLGLAVGLTMFIVLTLAAVIGAFLPWLLLKLGFDHGPASDPFVTTIKDFTGLLLYFLLVSWLLGIQV, from the coding sequence ATGGCGACGAAGCACTTGTCATCGGCAGTGTCCCACCTGGCTTGGAAGGAAGTAGTCATCATGGCGCGGTATCCCTTGGATGATTTACTGGCGTATCCCAAAGCCTTTGGCGCGGCAAAGCGCACAGCCAATCAGTTGGATACGGTGGAACTATTGCGTTTGCTGCGGGAATTGCCACCACGAAAGCAAATATTGGCCTTTCGGATGCTGGAAAAAGACCGGGCAATTGCCGTGTTTGAGGCATTGACACCAGAGGAACAGGCGGAATTGGTCCATCGGATGACCGACCCGGAAATTGCGGCATTTCTGGAAGCCCTGGAACCCGATCAACGGGTGCGGTTATTTGAAGAATTGCCCGCCAAGGTGACGAAGCGATTGCTCCAGCAATTGAGCGAAGAATCGCGCCGGGCCGTGAATTTGCTCTTGGGTTATCCCGAAAATAGCGTGGGGCGGCGGATGAATCTACGTTATTTGGCCCTACGAGATCATTTCACAGTAGAACAGGCCATTCAGGCGATTCGCGATTCCGGTTTACCGGATGAAGAACTCAATATCCTGTTCGTGATCGATGCCGAGCGCTTTTACCAAGGTTTCCTTCGCCCGACGCAGTTGATGAAGGCCGACCCGCAAACCCTAGTTGGTACCCTTGCCCAGGGGCGGGATATCGCCATCACGGTGACAATGCCGGAGTTGCTCGCAGCGAAACGCCTCAAGGAACTTGACTTGCCTGCGATTCCGGTCGTGGATAGCGAGGGCCGTTTGGTAGGGGATTTGTGCTTCGATGATGTGCTGGATTTGATCGAAGCAGAAGCCACCGGCGCGATGCTGACCAAGGCAGGGGTTGGGAATCTGCTCGAGCGTGACCAGGGCTGGAGTGAACGGCTGGTGCAGGGACCCATCCGCTACGCCATTCAATTGCGCATTGTTTGCCTAGTCATCACCCTGATCGGGGGGATGCTGGTCGGCGCTGTCGTCCAAACCTTTGAGGAGGTCTTGGAGGCGGTTGTAGCTGTGGCGGTGTTTATCCCAGTGGTCATGGACATGGGGGGCAATGTGGGCACCCAGTCCACCACCATCTTCGCGCGAGGGCTGGCGTGGGGGCACATTGATATTCGTCGCTACGGGAGTTACCTGCTGCGGGAGTTGCGCATCGGGGCGGCGATGGGCGCAATTCTTGGGGTAGCCGCAGGTTTGATTGCCTGGTTATGGCAAGGGATACCTAACGGCGTGCCGCAACTGGGCCTGGCGGTAGGCTTGACCATGTTTATCGTGCTCACGCTGGCAGCAGTGATAGGAGCGTTCTTGCCTTGGTTGTTATTGAAGCTTGGCTTTGACCATGGCCCGGCCTCCGACCCCTTCGTCACTACCATCAAGGACTTCACGGGGTTACTGCTCTACTTCTTGCTGGTGAGTTGGCTGTTGGGTATCCAAGTATGA